CCCCACCTCCCACACGTTTCAGCGCCTACAAAGCAACTTTGAGAACAAAGGGAGACAATTCAAAACCTCTGAAAGGATTCCCACGGATTCTAAATGTAGCTTTCACGTCGTCTTTGGTGAGAACAAGTGCTAACTGCGCTGGCTCCACTGATCCAAAGGCAGAACCCGTTTTGACCAGGCAGAATCCAAATGTAACAAAGCATAACTGACATCTTGCAAACCATAACTGACGCCCAAGTCAAGGCTAGCCAATGTAAGGCTGTTTTGTGTTCATTGGATCAATGTGTGAAAGCAAGAGAGTAGAAACCGCAGCATATCTGAATACAGGAAAAATCTGTTGAAAGTGCATGCAGAGGAAGAGCGGACTCTTATTTtgaaggggggggggagagagagatccagatctACACTAAGGATGTTAGTGGGGAGAAAAGAAAACCCGGCAAACTGGCTCACACCAACTGGTTTCCCGCATGAATAGAAGAACCCTTCCAAGAACCCCTAAAAGCCAAACCTTCACCCCCTTTTACCTGCCCAGCAGACGACAGAGTTAGCTGTGAGAGAACGTTGGTCTCTGACAGTGTAAATGATGGACAAGACCACTGTGTAGCTCTGatcccagtgtgtgtatgtgtgtgtgcgtccacaAAATGTCCGCACCTGTGTTCGCTCGTGAGCTGGAATGTGTGCATCAGTGTGTGTACGTAAGACTAAGTAAGAGTACGCAGGCGGatgtcacgtgctcagtgggCTTGACTCACCGATGACCGCCGTGGTGACCTGGTGCTTGCTCACTCCCAGCCGGTTCTTCACCTCGCAGACAAAGGTGGTGTTCACAGCCTCGTCCACCTTTCGCACGATCAGCTTGTTGGCGCTGATCTGTACCGTGTCAGGCATCCGACCggacatgctgtgtgtgtgtgtgtgtgtgtgtgtgtgtgtgtgtgtgtgtggggggtggagagagggagcaggggtgagagaaggagggaggacagagataaACAACTTGGAAGAAGCACAGCCTTGTGACGAGTTCCTATCTGGTTCCATATTCAAGACCTTAACTGGAGGAGCAGGCTGTAACAATCTAACCGCCGTCTGTCTATCACCGCCAGACGAAATTAAGACCATGTGGATAATCAACAAGAGAAAAACAAATTAAATATGGTTTTTCTTTTCCGTATAACCGATGCAGAGATACTTGTGTCCCCCATTAAGAGACGAAGGCAAGCTGCTGGGACCCAGAGGACGGACAATATTGGTGCTCTAGCAGATCAGATTGGAATTGCTAATTGATTGTTTTTGGCTGACTGACTCCTTCTGTTGTCTGGGATAGATCGGGGAGACGCTGTCTAAAGTCGTTCTCCCATCTCAGGGTAAATTAAGACCAAAACGGGAAGGGATACTCCTAAAGTATGGGACAGACATGAGATGGGTAATCCATGAGTCTGGGACCGCAATGGGAGGGATACTCCAAACATCTGGGACTGTCATGGATACTCCAATCCAAAAGCCTGGGACTGCAATTGGGGGGACGGGTGGGGGGTACTCCAAAGATCAGGGGCCAGCTATGGGAAGATTAACTCACGCTGTCCAAGTGACGTTGGTGGGGGCAGGGTTGCCAGTGGCCTGGCAGGTCAGGACAGCGTCGGTCCGGCCAATGTACCAGTTGTTATCATAGCCCACTATGGACACAGTCGGGGGATCTGAGAAAGAAGGggaaaggaacagagagagtagagagaaagagagagtagagtagagagaggtgtTACTGTGAATTGGAGCGACCAAGTGAACACTGATTGCCTACTGGGGTGCAGGAGTGGGAGAAGCTTCAACACAGAGGTTCTCACAGCGAGAGTTGACCTATAAAGCATCACTGAAACTGAAAACTACCGCCGGAGGATTGCAGAGATATGACTAGGGACCGATGACTCACGCTAGGTAAAAACAAACACAGGGAAGTCCCAAAATGCTTCAGAAATGGAGGTGGTGAACCACGCTTGTGAGATAACTAACCCAACATTGTCTGAGACCTAATGGAAATATTCTGTgcttcctccccccccccccccacttcgtTGAATAAGACGGTTATTCAAACATTTGTTATTGGAGTAATGCCTAGGCTTCGGTTCAGAGGATTACAACCTTGTGGTCTGGGTTCGAAACACTTACACTCGACGGACAGCTTCATGGGGAAGATCTGCGGCTTGTCCTGAGTGCGCTGGCTGATCATGCAGGTGACCTCCTTGCCGTTGTCCTCGGGCGTGGGCACCAGTAGGTACTCGCCCATCACTGTCACCGTGCCGTCCAGCCCTTTTTTGGAAGTGGTGTTTTCGGTGCCACCGACTTCTCCCATCCACTTGATGGTGGCTGCTGGCTTGCCGTCGGCCGCCTCACACTTGGCCACGACCACTGGTTTACCGCTTGTGCTGGCTTGGACGATAACAGGAAATGCAGAATTCTTGGGTTTCGCTGAAAGAGAGACGGGTAAGCGAATGCATGAGTGAGTTTGTTGTTGTGCATATACAGGAAGTGTGGTCCCTCCTAGAGTCTAATAAAAAGACAACAGTGCAAGAGGAAGGCAGCAGAGATTCAGCTGGCGAGGGTGAAAAGTGAGGCGATCGATGTGGAGGCTTAACAAGGTGGGTGCATTGGAACTGATGCGTTTCGTGACACCGCATTCATTTGAGGACACTATTAGTCATAGCACCGGTGCCCTCTCTTAGCCGAGAGCAATTAGGGCGCAGActgaaagaaaacaaaaacaccaGCTGCTCACCAAGTATGACCAGATTGGTGGTGCCTTGCTCATTGCCGCTGGGGTAAGTGGCATACTCGCAGGTGTAACGCCCGGCGTCGGCCATCTTGAGGCTGGTGATGGTAATGGAGGGGTTTGTCAAGGTGCCTTGGATGAAGCGGACACGCCCGTTGAAGGGAGATTCGGGGAAGCTCTCGCCGTATGTGGGGTGAAAGACGGCAATGTTGTCCCTCTGGCCTTCCGTGGGCTCCCATATCCACGACACCTGCGTCCAACAGGAATGACAAGGAATTAAGAGGGTTGCAGGATGGCAGTCTGTGCACATACAGTCTTATCCACATGTCCAGTCGATTTCATGAAATAGCATAAAGAACACCCACACTAACAGAATGTCAA
This genomic interval from Salmo salar chromosome ssa27, Ssal_v3.1, whole genome shotgun sequence contains the following:
- the LOC106588412 gene encoding poliovirus receptor, with product MARDAKHCPLSPMKNSLLVTAGILLIIQAASCQRVKVVPEVEAYPTESVDLRCQFVDGGNTKLTQVSWIWEPTEGQRDNIAVFHPTYGESFPESPFNGRVRFIQGTLTNPSITITSLKMADAGRYTCEYATYPSGNEQGTTNLVILAKPKNSAFPVIVQASTSGKPVVVAKCEAADGKPAATIKWMGEVGGTENTTSKKGLDGTVTVMGEYLLVPTPEDNGKEVTCMISQRTQDKPQIFPMKLSVEYPPTVSIVGYDNNWYIGRTDAVLTCQATGNPAPTNVTWTAMSGRMPDTVQISANKLIVRKVDEAVNTTFVCEVKNRLGVSKHQVTTAVIEAIVDPSNAGVVAGAIIGSLLALLLVSSLIAVLVTRSRRQRRGYPGNGEPGAYGNKARLFAGAGNKNEGTGANINGPIYTYRESDPGALAENANDFHGPPGSTPTAHDILLSSEMDEAERRKFDALDDSLEEEEERYDSFSVGMAPAYHIHRHNEEMGGVSMYLDDDMESQRDGSVISRTAIYV